Proteins encoded within one genomic window of Lysinibacillus sphaericus:
- the xseA gene encoding exodeoxyribonuclease VII large subunit: protein MSSASYLTVKALTKYIKRKFDADPHLREVYVKGELSNVKVHQSGHIYFTLKDDGARIAATMFKAAATKLAFEPKEGMQVFIRGDVNVYEGYGTYQLYVQEMQPDGIGSLFVAFNQLKEQLQKEGLFKPEWKQPIPKFPEKIGVLTSTTGAAIRDICTTLKRRYPLAEILIYPTLVQGAQAAPSIVHNIERANQDAVCDVLLVGRGGGSIEDLWAFNEEAVARAIFDSRIPIISAVGHETDTTIADYVADLRAPTPTAAAEMAVPDQQELYQRVLTQKSQLHQIVRAQLITERQRLNKLQQSYPLSMPERLYRPFTERLAQLETTLQKAMQVDLMKKEAQLQKLHSAVEQQSPKKALVFHQRELEQRIQQLTRSATHYVTKQKQQFEASVRTLEALNPLAILTRGFTVAYKDDKVLKSSTDLKRQDQLTLAFHDGKVIAEVTNVLPNSKEE, encoded by the coding sequence TTAAACGAAAATTCGATGCAGATCCACATCTTCGCGAAGTTTATGTCAAAGGGGAATTATCGAATGTTAAAGTACACCAATCTGGGCATATTTACTTTACGTTAAAGGATGATGGCGCACGGATTGCAGCTACGATGTTTAAAGCTGCAGCAACAAAATTAGCATTCGAGCCTAAAGAGGGTATGCAAGTATTTATCCGAGGAGATGTAAACGTTTACGAAGGCTATGGTACATATCAATTATATGTGCAGGAAATGCAACCAGATGGAATCGGAAGCCTGTTTGTTGCTTTTAATCAACTGAAAGAACAGCTTCAAAAAGAAGGGCTTTTTAAACCAGAATGGAAACAGCCAATTCCAAAGTTTCCTGAAAAAATAGGTGTTTTAACATCCACTACTGGAGCCGCGATTCGAGATATTTGTACAACCTTAAAGCGACGGTATCCGCTTGCTGAAATTCTCATTTATCCGACCCTTGTACAAGGGGCACAAGCAGCACCAAGCATCGTACACAATATTGAACGCGCTAATCAAGATGCTGTTTGTGACGTCTTGTTAGTAGGACGGGGTGGAGGATCAATTGAAGATTTATGGGCGTTTAATGAGGAAGCTGTAGCACGTGCTATTTTTGATAGTCGGATTCCAATTATTAGCGCAGTAGGGCACGAAACGGATACGACGATTGCCGATTATGTAGCAGATTTACGTGCACCGACACCGACTGCTGCTGCTGAAATGGCAGTTCCTGACCAGCAAGAATTGTATCAACGAGTGTTGACTCAAAAATCGCAGCTTCACCAAATCGTGAGGGCGCAACTTATAACGGAGCGACAACGTCTAAATAAGCTACAACAGTCCTATCCTTTATCGATGCCAGAAAGATTGTATCGTCCGTTTACCGAACGGCTAGCACAGCTTGAAACAACTTTACAAAAAGCGATGCAAGTGGATTTGATGAAAAAAGAAGCACAACTTCAAAAATTGCATAGCGCAGTAGAGCAGCAATCACCAAAAAAAGCGCTCGTTTTTCATCAAAGGGAATTAGAACAGCGCATTCAACAGCTAACACGTTCTGCAACACATTACGTAACAAAGCAAAAACAACAATTTGAGGCATCTGTAAGAACACTCGAAGCATTAAATCCGCTTGCTATTTTAACAAGAGGATTCACAGTCGCATATAAAGATGACAAAGTGTTGAAATCGTCTACTGACTTAAAGCGGCAAGATCAACTAACATTGGCCTTCCACGATGGGAAAGTAATAGCCGAAGTGACAAATGTCTTGCCAAATAGTAAGGAGGAATAG
- the xseB gene encoding exodeoxyribonuclease VII small subunit: protein MAKKQQTFAEAMTALEEIVRQLEQGDVPLENAIDLYKQGMELSQFCHSKLQHAEEQLISIVQETGETTVFDPLKGEN, encoded by the coding sequence ATGGCGAAGAAACAACAAACATTCGCAGAAGCAATGACGGCACTTGAAGAAATAGTCCGCCAATTAGAGCAGGGTGATGTGCCATTAGAAAATGCTATTGATTTATATAAGCAGGGCATGGAGCTTTCACAGTTTTGCCATAGTAAACTACAGCATGCCGAGGAACAGTTAATTTCAATTGTTCAAGAAACAGGCGAAACAACAGTATTTGATCCGCTAAAGGGAGAGAACTAG